In one window of Trachemys scripta elegans isolate TJP31775 chromosome 5, CAS_Tse_1.0, whole genome shotgun sequence DNA:
- the LRAT gene encoding lecithin retinol acyltransferase, protein MKNPMYEVASLLLEKLLLLANLKLCSVGPGAAEEEEKHASYYDTTYFKRGDLLEVHRTLFVHFGIYLGDNRVAHLMPDILPAFTDDQRQIQQVVTNKRLILGVLARMASIRVDVVEDFAYGGSILVNHMDEAFPNKALCDEEVARRAEKLVGATAYSLLWNNCEHFVTYCRYGSAVSFQTDKFCETVKMIIRDQRSVLASALLGLASIVCLGLAPSTTLPTIIIPFFLWMAG, encoded by the exons ATGAAGAACCCCATGTACGAAgtggcctccctgctgctggagaagcTGCTCCTCCTGGCCAACCTCAAGCTGTGCAGCGTGGGCCCCGGCGCGgcggaggaagaggagaaacacGCCAGCTACTACGACACCACCTACTTCAAGCGGGGCGACCTGCTGGAGGTGCACCGCACCCTCTTCGTCCACTTCGGCATCTACCTCGGGGACAACCGGGTGGCGCACCTGATGCCGGACATCCTGCCCGCCTTCACCGACGACCAGCGGCAGATCCAGCAGGTGGTGACCAACAAGAGGCTCATCCTGGGCGTCCTGGCCAGAATGGCCAGCATCCGGGTGGACGTGGTGGAGGACTTTGCCTACGGCGGCTCCATCCTGGTGAACCACATGGACGAGGCCTTCCCGAACAAGGCGCTGTGCGACGAGGAGGTGGCCCGCCGGGCGGAGAAGCTGGTGGGGGCCACGGCGTACAGCCTGCTGTGGAACAACTGCGAGCACTTCGTCACCTACTGCAGATACGGCTCCGCGGTCAGCTTCCAGACCGACAAG TTCTGTGAAACAGTGAAGATGATTATTCGGGACCAGAGAAGTGTTCTCGCATCTGCGCTCCTGGGATTAGCATCTATAGTCTGTCTGGGTTTGGCACCTTCCACCACCCTGCCCACTATCATTATTCCATTCTTTCTGTGGATGGCTGGTTAA